The Pantanalinema sp. genome contains the following window.
GCTTCAGCCGTGCGCTCGTCCACGTACTGGTTGACGGCGTAGGAGTCGTCCGCCTGGCGATAGGTCTGGTAGAGGTCGTGCTCCCGCTTGAAGTGCATGACGGCCAGGGAGGTCGCCTCGTCGAAGGTGCCCGAGGGGATGACGTCGTAGCCCGCGACCCTGAGCGCCGCCTGGACCTGCTTGATCTGCTCGGGGGTGCCGTGGTTGGGACCGATGGCGCCGGACTGGTAGGTGCCGACCTCGGCGAGGAAGGCGCGGACGTTCTCGACGTCGGGCGCAAGCCGGTACTCGGCCGCGATCGCCTGGGCCTTCTCTTGGGTCAGCTCGCCCACCGCGGCGACGTCGGGCAAGTCCTTCGAGAAGCGCCCCATGCTCAGGGCCGCGGCCGGCGCGAGCAGGGCGAGCGGGGCGCGGACGCTCACCCTGCCGGCGAGGTTCATGAGGCGCTCGGTCGCAGGCAGGATCTCGGCCACGCCGCGCGCGGCGGTCGTCACCTGGATGGCCGCCGGCGCCACGGCGCTCGGTGCGACCAGGGCCGCGTCCCGCGTGCTCGCCCCGGCCGTCTGCAAGCGACCCGCGGCCGTGACCGCGGCGTTGCCCGCCGCCAGCAGGGTGTCGGTTTGCGAGAGCATGGCCGACGTCGACATCATGGTCCCGCCGAAGTTGATGTGCTGGAGGTTCTGGAGGGTCTGGGCCCACTTGCCGGCCCGCGCCAGGTCCCCCCCACGGGCCATGTTCGACACCCGCTCGGCCATCTTGGCGTACTGGGTCAGCTTTGCCGCCTCCGCCGTGTGGCCGAGCTGGGCGAGCTTGACGGCCTTCTGGGCGGTCTGAGCGCCCTCGGCGGAGAGCTTGACGGCGAGCGAGGCGTTCTTGACCGCGCCGGTGAGGCCCGAGCCTGCCTTGAGGGAATTGAAGACGCTGGCCGTGCCGGTCACGGTCGCCTTGGCGGCCCCCGCCACCTGGCTCGGGCTGACGAAGAGCGAGCCGATCTCGACGATGCCGCGGCCGAGCGCCTTGCCGGGACGCCCCTCCTTGATCGCCTTCATGTAGGGATCGACGAAGGCATGGCCGATCATGCCCACGGCCTCGACCGGGTTGGTGACGAGCTTGGTGACGAGGAAGCCGACGCCCTTCAGGGTCTGGATCGGGTGAGTGACCACGTTGAGCAGGCCCTTGCCCATGTCCACGAGGGCCTCGCCGCCGCCGATGAACACGTCCGCCGCGTGCCCCATCAGGCCACGCTTGGCATGGGGCGCCTCGCCCGCCTGCGGCTGCACCAGCGGGCCGGTCGCGGGCGGCGTCAGCGGGCGCGTCGCGGCGCGGCTGAAGGCGGGGTTGTTGCGGACGTCCATGCGGCCTCCTGGTCGATCTCGATTCCTTGAGATTATCGGCTCGCACCGAGAGGGCTTTCGGGATTTAACAGCCATTTAATGGACGAGGGGCGCCGTGGGCGCCCCTCGTGCTGGCT
Protein-coding sequences here:
- a CDS encoding peptidoglycan-binding domain-containing protein, which produces MDVRNNPAFSRAATRPLTPPATGPLVQPQAGEAPHAKRGLMGHAADVFIGGGEALVDMGKGLLNVVTHPIQTLKGVGFLVTKLVTNPVEAVGMIGHAFVDPYMKAIKEGRPGKALGRGIVEIGSLFVSPSQVAGAAKATVTGTASVFNSLKAGSGLTGAVKNASLAVKLSAEGAQTAQKAVKLAQLGHTAEAAKLTQYAKMAERVSNMARGGDLARAGKWAQTLQNLQHINFGGTMMSTSAMLSQTDTLLAAGNAAVTAAGRLQTAGASTRDAALVAPSAVAPAAIQVTTAARGVAEILPATERLMNLAGRVSVRAPLALLAPAAALSMGRFSKDLPDVAAVGELTQEKAQAIAAEYRLAPDVENVRAFLAEVGTYQSGAIGPNHGTPEQIKQVQAALRVAGYDVIPSGTFDEATSLAVMHFKREHDLYQTYRQADDSYAVNQYVDERTAEALYGVVQRVDDVVAAVQEDDAAKPAATPAAASPGASSEAGWQNVAARYNLLATAENVKAFEAEVATYDSAVGPQSASADVGRVQATLMRLGYAVQPTGTFDDATAEAIMAFKRQAGIRQAYRLSSGEPAINEYVEPTTELRMRAALQARA